The following proteins are co-located in the Vigna unguiculata cultivar IT97K-499-35 chromosome 9, ASM411807v1, whole genome shotgun sequence genome:
- the LOC114164268 gene encoding peroxidase 5-like produces the protein MRSTMLKCITIVSVIYLLNQNAHCELQVGFYSYSCGMAEFIVKDEVRKAVSTNPGFAAGLVRMHFHDCFIRGCDASVLLDSTPSNTAEKDSPANKPSLRGYEVIDHAKAKLEAVCPGIVSCADILAFAARDSVEFAGGLGYDVPAGRRDGRISLASDTRTELPPPTFNVNQLTQLFARKGLTQDEMVTLSGAHTIGRSHCSSFSNRLYNFSASSRQDPSLDPSYAALLKRQCPQGSTNPNLVVPMNPSSPGIADVGYYVDILSNRGLFTSDQTLLTDAETASQVEQNARDSYQWASKFADAMVKMGQISVLTGNAGEIRTNCRVVSS, from the exons ATGAGGTCAACAATGCTTAAATGTATAACTATAGTGTCGGTCATATATTTGTTGAATCAGAATGCTCATTGTGAACTGCAGGTTGGGTTTTACAGCTACTCATGTGGTATGGCTGAGTTCATTGTCAAGGATGAAGTCAGAAAAGCTGTCAGTACTAATCCTGGGTTTGCTGCTGGGCTTGTAAGAATGCATTTTCATGATTGCTTTATTAGA GGGTGTGATGCATCAGTGCTTCTTGATTCCACTCCCTCAAACACTGCAGAGAAAGACTCTCCCGCAAATAAACCAAGTCTTCGAGGGTACGAAGTCATTGATCATGCCAAGGCTAAACTTGAAGCAGTGTGTCCAGGGATTGTTTCTTGTGCTGACATTCTGGCATTTGCAGCAAGGGACAGTGTTGAGTTC GCTGGAGGGCTTGGTTATGATGTTCCAGCAGGTAGAAGAGATGGCAGAATCTCACTAGCTTCTGATACAAGAACAGAGTTACCTCCTCCAACCTTCAATGTAAACCAGCTCACTCAACTCTTCGCAAGGAAGGGATTAACACAAGATGAAATGGTCACCCTCTCAG GAGCACACACAATTGGCCGTTCTCATTGCTCAAGTTTCAGCAATAGATTGTACAATTTCAGTGCCAGTTCTAGACAGGATCCAAGTTTAGATCCCTCGTATGCAGCATTGCTGAAGCGGCAATGTCCACAAGGCAGCACAAACCCAAACTTGGTGGTTCCAATGAACCCTTCAAGTCCTGGAATTGCAGATGTAGGCTACTATGTTGACATATTATCAAACCGAGGCCTGTTCACATCTGATCAGACACTGTTAACTGATGCTGAAACAGCCAGCCAGGTGGAGCAGAATGCCAGGGATAGCTATCAGTGGGCAAGCAAATTTGCTGATGCAATGGTGAAGATGGGTCAAATCAGTGTCTTAACAGGTAATGCTGGAGAGATTAGAACAAATTGCAGGGTGGTTAGTAGCTAA